In the genome of Mugil cephalus isolate CIBA_MC_2020 chromosome 21, CIBA_Mcephalus_1.1, whole genome shotgun sequence, one region contains:
- the bub1ba gene encoding uncharacterized protein bub1ba isoform X1: MTVKVQCLYRSADRSEWSLSSGPGPGPGPGAVMAEALVMSSVCRQSTTHSEAHLSGGEGLLEEGGANLRSEYCKESLTRGGEELSFEELRAERYQQRKQREMEEKLRTLTEVKQQLSLELEEKKKELMVMRRRSRRPPIAGVAPPTSSSTVCEAAAARPAGTCSDQDLDHRGGTGQTQSRPDSLRPESRTSEMLSPTKYSGMRVGSAGDRSALGEDQDIQDQEKVDQNQEREEVDQDWDQGVVDQAASDLGDPSHPDVRRRLLELCDVTSCPDCHSELRPLPAVEENSCLCLGGVLYHIYSTILEGNGFSVFKGATEQDYALLKVDSSSVLWDFHQLTRLRTGSLPEGLPLISCFLFVDGSITVYTTPPGHMFTDLVQSVSSDSVGFRAVALLRLVSELDSCRLVHGALQPPLLTCCHRGFHLSDWVLPVDWSSSVDLDLQPDVTSVQQLPSAQTYISLGLLEPTAPPQLVDLVGVAETVHLLLTNSRMVPVQDASGWTAQDFSGDEPCDMYTRMWRRFFRSLLNPGGRSPRSILSELKDQLTSLYQ; the protein is encoded by the exons GTCGACCACTCACAGCGAGGCCCATCtaagtggaggggaggggctttTGGAGGAGGGCGGGGCCAATCTGAGGAGCGAGTACTGTAAGGAGTCGCTGACGAGAGGAGGCGAGGAGCTGAGCTTCGAGGAGCTGAGAGCAGAACGATACcagcagaggaagcagagggagatggagg AGAAACTCAGGACTCTGACGGAGGTGAAGCAGCAGCTGagtctggagctggaggagaagaagaaggagctgatggtgatgaggaggaggagccgaCGGCCCCCG ATTGCCGGTgtggccccgcccacttcctcctccactgtgtgtgaggctgctgctgcaagGCCTGCTGG AACCTGTTcagaccaggacctggaccacaGAGGGGGGACAG GTCAGACCCAGAGCAGACCGGACTCCTTGAGACCAGAGTCCAGAACCAGTGAGATGCTGAGCCCCACCAAGTACAGCGGCATGAGGGTCGGGTCGGCTGGGGACAGGAGTGCACTGGGGGAGGACCAGGACATCCAGGACCAGGAGAAggtggaccagaaccaggagcGGGAGGAGGTGGACCAGGACTGGGACCAGGGGGTGGTGGACCAAGCTGCTTCTG ATTTGGGGGACCCCTCCCACCCGGATGTCCGGCGCCGTCTCCTGGAgctctgtgatgtcacttcctgtccaGACTGTCACTCGGAGCTCCGCCCCCTTCCAGCTGTGGAGGAGAACTCGTGTCTGTGTCTCG GGGGCGTCCTCTACCACATCTACTCCACAATCCTGGAGGGGAACGGTTTCTCCGTCTTTAAAGGGGCCACAGAGCAGGACTACGCCCTCCTCAAG GTGGACAGCAGTTCCGTCCTCTGGGACTTCCACCAGCTGACTCGTCTGAGGACGGGTTCTCTTCCTGAGGGTCTACCtctgatcagctgtttcctgtttgtggACGGCAGCATCACGGTCTACACCACCCCCCCAGGACACATGTTCACG GACCTGGTGCAGAGCGTCTCCTCGGACTCAGTGGGTTTTAGAGCCGTGGCTCTGCTGAGGCTGGTCTCTGAGCTGGATTCCTGTAGACTGGTTCATGGCGCGCTgcagccccccctcctcacctgcTGCCACAG AGGGTTCCATCTGTCTGACTGGGTTCTCCCGGTGGACTGGTCTTCCTCCGTGGACCTGGACCTGCAGCCGGACGTGACCTCCGTCCAGCAGCTCCCCTCAGCTCAGACCTACATCAGCCTGGGTCTGCTGGAGCCCACCGCCCCCCCACAGCTG GTGGACCTGGTGGGCGTGGCTGAAactgtccacctcctcctcaccaacAGCAGGATGGTCCCGGTCCAAGACGCCAGCGGCTGGACGGCCCAGGACTTCAGCGGGGACGAGCCCTG TGACATGTACACCAGGATGTGGAGGAGGTTTTTCCGGTCCCTGTTGAATCCTGGTGGTCGTTCACCTCGGTCCATCCTGTCAGAGCTGAAGGATCAGCTGACGTCTCTCTACCAATGA
- the bub1ba gene encoding uncharacterized protein bub1ba isoform X2: MTVKVQCLYRSADRSEWSLSSGPGPGPGPGAVMAEALVMSSVCRQSTTHSEAHLSGGEGLLEEGGANLRSEYCKESLTRGGEELSFEELRAERYQQRKQREMEEKLRTLTEVKQQLSLELEEKKKELMVMRRRSRRPPIAGSVDLELIVSFPLSRTCSDQDLDHRGGTGQTQSRPDSLRPESRTSEMLSPTKYSGMRVGSAGDRSALGEDQDIQDQEKVDQNQEREEVDQDWDQGVVDQAASDLGDPSHPDVRRRLLELCDVTSCPDCHSELRPLPAVEENSCLCLGGVLYHIYSTILEGNGFSVFKGATEQDYALLKVDSSSVLWDFHQLTRLRTGSLPEGLPLISCFLFVDGSITVYTTPPGHMFTDLVQSVSSDSVGFRAVALLRLVSELDSCRLVHGALQPPLLTCCHRGFHLSDWVLPVDWSSSVDLDLQPDVTSVQQLPSAQTYISLGLLEPTAPPQLVDLVGVAETVHLLLTNSRMVPVQDASGWTAQDFSGDEPCDMYTRMWRRFFRSLLNPGGRSPRSILSELKDQLTSLYQ; encoded by the exons GTCGACCACTCACAGCGAGGCCCATCtaagtggaggggaggggctttTGGAGGAGGGCGGGGCCAATCTGAGGAGCGAGTACTGTAAGGAGTCGCTGACGAGAGGAGGCGAGGAGCTGAGCTTCGAGGAGCTGAGAGCAGAACGATACcagcagaggaagcagagggagatggagg AGAAACTCAGGACTCTGACGGAGGTGAAGCAGCAGCTGagtctggagctggaggagaagaagaaggagctgatggtgatgaggaggaggagccgaCGGCCCCCG ATTGCCG GTTCAGTGGATCTGGAACTCATCGTCTCATTTCCTCTCAGCAGAACCTGTTcagaccaggacctggaccacaGAGGGGGGACAG GTCAGACCCAGAGCAGACCGGACTCCTTGAGACCAGAGTCCAGAACCAGTGAGATGCTGAGCCCCACCAAGTACAGCGGCATGAGGGTCGGGTCGGCTGGGGACAGGAGTGCACTGGGGGAGGACCAGGACATCCAGGACCAGGAGAAggtggaccagaaccaggagcGGGAGGAGGTGGACCAGGACTGGGACCAGGGGGTGGTGGACCAAGCTGCTTCTG ATTTGGGGGACCCCTCCCACCCGGATGTCCGGCGCCGTCTCCTGGAgctctgtgatgtcacttcctgtccaGACTGTCACTCGGAGCTCCGCCCCCTTCCAGCTGTGGAGGAGAACTCGTGTCTGTGTCTCG GGGGCGTCCTCTACCACATCTACTCCACAATCCTGGAGGGGAACGGTTTCTCCGTCTTTAAAGGGGCCACAGAGCAGGACTACGCCCTCCTCAAG GTGGACAGCAGTTCCGTCCTCTGGGACTTCCACCAGCTGACTCGTCTGAGGACGGGTTCTCTTCCTGAGGGTCTACCtctgatcagctgtttcctgtttgtggACGGCAGCATCACGGTCTACACCACCCCCCCAGGACACATGTTCACG GACCTGGTGCAGAGCGTCTCCTCGGACTCAGTGGGTTTTAGAGCCGTGGCTCTGCTGAGGCTGGTCTCTGAGCTGGATTCCTGTAGACTGGTTCATGGCGCGCTgcagccccccctcctcacctgcTGCCACAG AGGGTTCCATCTGTCTGACTGGGTTCTCCCGGTGGACTGGTCTTCCTCCGTGGACCTGGACCTGCAGCCGGACGTGACCTCCGTCCAGCAGCTCCCCTCAGCTCAGACCTACATCAGCCTGGGTCTGCTGGAGCCCACCGCCCCCCCACAGCTG GTGGACCTGGTGGGCGTGGCTGAAactgtccacctcctcctcaccaacAGCAGGATGGTCCCGGTCCAAGACGCCAGCGGCTGGACGGCCCAGGACTTCAGCGGGGACGAGCCCTG TGACATGTACACCAGGATGTGGAGGAGGTTTTTCCGGTCCCTGTTGAATCCTGGTGGTCGTTCACCTCGGTCCATCCTGTCAGAGCTGAAGGATCAGCTGACGTCTCTCTACCAATGA
- the bub1ba gene encoding uncharacterized protein bub1ba isoform X3 — MAEALVMSSVCRQSTTHSEAHLSGGEGLLEEGGANLRSEYCKESLTRGGEELSFEELRAERYQQRKQREMEEKLRTLTEVKQQLSLELEEKKKELMVMRRRSRRPPIAGVAPPTSSSTVCEAAAARPAGTCSDQDLDHRGGTGQTQSRPDSLRPESRTSEMLSPTKYSGMRVGSAGDRSALGEDQDIQDQEKVDQNQEREEVDQDWDQGVVDQAASDLGDPSHPDVRRRLLELCDVTSCPDCHSELRPLPAVEENSCLCLGGVLYHIYSTILEGNGFSVFKGATEQDYALLKVDSSSVLWDFHQLTRLRTGSLPEGLPLISCFLFVDGSITVYTTPPGHMFTDLVQSVSSDSVGFRAVALLRLVSELDSCRLVHGALQPPLLTCCHRGFHLSDWVLPVDWSSSVDLDLQPDVTSVQQLPSAQTYISLGLLEPTAPPQLVDLVGVAETVHLLLTNSRMVPVQDASGWTAQDFSGDEPCDMYTRMWRRFFRSLLNPGGRSPRSILSELKDQLTSLYQ, encoded by the exons GTCGACCACTCACAGCGAGGCCCATCtaagtggaggggaggggctttTGGAGGAGGGCGGGGCCAATCTGAGGAGCGAGTACTGTAAGGAGTCGCTGACGAGAGGAGGCGAGGAGCTGAGCTTCGAGGAGCTGAGAGCAGAACGATACcagcagaggaagcagagggagatggagg AGAAACTCAGGACTCTGACGGAGGTGAAGCAGCAGCTGagtctggagctggaggagaagaagaaggagctgatggtgatgaggaggaggagccgaCGGCCCCCG ATTGCCGGTgtggccccgcccacttcctcctccactgtgtgtgaggctgctgctgcaagGCCTGCTGG AACCTGTTcagaccaggacctggaccacaGAGGGGGGACAG GTCAGACCCAGAGCAGACCGGACTCCTTGAGACCAGAGTCCAGAACCAGTGAGATGCTGAGCCCCACCAAGTACAGCGGCATGAGGGTCGGGTCGGCTGGGGACAGGAGTGCACTGGGGGAGGACCAGGACATCCAGGACCAGGAGAAggtggaccagaaccaggagcGGGAGGAGGTGGACCAGGACTGGGACCAGGGGGTGGTGGACCAAGCTGCTTCTG ATTTGGGGGACCCCTCCCACCCGGATGTCCGGCGCCGTCTCCTGGAgctctgtgatgtcacttcctgtccaGACTGTCACTCGGAGCTCCGCCCCCTTCCAGCTGTGGAGGAGAACTCGTGTCTGTGTCTCG GGGGCGTCCTCTACCACATCTACTCCACAATCCTGGAGGGGAACGGTTTCTCCGTCTTTAAAGGGGCCACAGAGCAGGACTACGCCCTCCTCAAG GTGGACAGCAGTTCCGTCCTCTGGGACTTCCACCAGCTGACTCGTCTGAGGACGGGTTCTCTTCCTGAGGGTCTACCtctgatcagctgtttcctgtttgtggACGGCAGCATCACGGTCTACACCACCCCCCCAGGACACATGTTCACG GACCTGGTGCAGAGCGTCTCCTCGGACTCAGTGGGTTTTAGAGCCGTGGCTCTGCTGAGGCTGGTCTCTGAGCTGGATTCCTGTAGACTGGTTCATGGCGCGCTgcagccccccctcctcacctgcTGCCACAG AGGGTTCCATCTGTCTGACTGGGTTCTCCCGGTGGACTGGTCTTCCTCCGTGGACCTGGACCTGCAGCCGGACGTGACCTCCGTCCAGCAGCTCCCCTCAGCTCAGACCTACATCAGCCTGGGTCTGCTGGAGCCCACCGCCCCCCCACAGCTG GTGGACCTGGTGGGCGTGGCTGAAactgtccacctcctcctcaccaacAGCAGGATGGTCCCGGTCCAAGACGCCAGCGGCTGGACGGCCCAGGACTTCAGCGGGGACGAGCCCTG TGACATGTACACCAGGATGTGGAGGAGGTTTTTCCGGTCCCTGTTGAATCCTGGTGGTCGTTCACCTCGGTCCATCCTGTCAGAGCTGAAGGATCAGCTGACGTCTCTCTACCAATGA
- the LOC124998882 gene encoding serine/threonine-protein kinase PAK 4-like: MPFRRRKKKKKEISAPQDFQHRVHTSYDSTTGHYVGLPRQWRGVIDTLRRPRPLDEPPRVTELRPNKAIVRGSFIGHGDYISHVISEMSRLSVTGSASKRHRSPSPRRRARSLGRLEVPVQDDSDRDLGQRSSTYWQDRIRQSDGPRLNGAMQRARSTSQVDSQGGERGQYSQSEGAGLRPTVNHLPSSMETPRRPSSSHHLQLLSCPLLPPPNSSSSPIITGRPVPGGVSRATPAPPAPPTQPRPSPAGSTSPPPPSSSPRPPQKLTHEQFKAALQMVVDPGDPRTSLEDFVKIGEGSTGEVFLARERGGGRQVAVKMMDLRRQQRRELLFNEVVIMRDYPHQNVVQMYRSALVDQELWVVMEFLQGGALTHVLSRTRLDEEQMATVCDGVLQALSYLHSQGVIHRDIKSDSILLTLDGRVKLSDFGFCAQISKDVPRRTSLVGTPYWMSPEVIAKTPYGTEVDIWSLGIMVVEMVDGEPPYFSETPVHAMKKLRDEAAPSVKNVQRVSPVLKDFLACMLTRDTLQRSSATDLLKHPFLLQAGPPHCLVPLVSLC; this comes from the exons ATGCCATTCCGccgcaggaagaagaagaagaaggaaatctCAGCTCCACAGGACTTCCAGCACCGCGTCCACACATCCTATGACTCCACCACAGGACACTATGTGGGTCTGCCCCGACAGTGGCGGGGGGTCATCGACACGCTGaggaggccacgccccctggaCGAACCCCCCAGGGTCACCGAGCTCAGGCCCAACAAG GCCATAGTTCGTGGCAGCTTCATCGGCCATGGCGACTACATCAGTCATGTGATCTCTGAGATGAGCCGTCTGTCCGTCACTGGCTCCGCCTCCAAACGCCACCGCAGCCCGTCGCCACGGAGACGGGCACGCTCACTGGGTCGGCTGGAGGTACCGGTCCAGGACGACTCCGACCGGGACCTGGGTCAGCGGAGCTCCACCTACTGGCAGGACCGGATCCGACAGAGCGACGGCCCCCGACTGAACGGAGCCATGCAGAGGGCCCGGTCCACCTCCCAG GTGGACTCTCAGGGGGGGGAAAGGGGGCAGTACTCTCAGAGTGAGGGGGCAGGGCTAAGACCAACTGTCAATCATCTTCCCTCATCCATGGAAACTCCCAGAAGGCCGAGCTCCTCTCACCACCTCCAG CTCCTGTCCTGCCCCCTGCTGCCCCcccccaacagcagcagcagtcccATTATCACAGGTAGACCGGTACCTGGGGGGGTGTCCCGGGCTACTCCAGCACCTCCAGCCCCCCCCACCCAGCCACGCCCCTCCCCTGCTGGCTCCACGAGCCCgccccccccgtcctcctccccccgtcccccaCAGAAGCTGACCCATGAGCAGTTCAAGGCGGCGCTGCAAATGGTGGTGGACCCCGGGGACCCGAGGACGTCCCTGGAGGACTTTGTGAAGATCGGGGAGGGGTCCACGGGGGAGGTGTTCCTGGCCCGGGAGCGTGGGGGGGGGCGGCAGGTGGCCGTGAAGATGATGGACCTGAGGAGACAGCAGCGCCGCGAGCTGCTCTTCAACGAG GTGGTGATCATGAGGGACTACCCCCATCAGAACGTGGTCCAGATGTACCGTAGTGCCCTGGTGGACCAGGAGCTCTGGGTCGTCATGGAGTTCCTGCAGGGCGGCGCTCTAACACACGTCCTCAGCAGGACCAG GTTGGACGAGGAGCAGATGGCCACGGTGTGTGACGGTGTCCTCCAGGCATTGTCCTACCTCCACTCTCAGGGAGTCATCCACCGGGACATCAAGAGTGACTCCATCCTGCTCACCCTGGATGGACGG GTCAAACTGTCAGACTTCGGTTTCTGTGCTCAGATCAGTAAAGACGTCCCGAGGAGGACGTCTCTGGTGGGAACTCCGTACTGGATGTCTCCTGAGGTCATCGCCAAGACGCCGTACGGGACTGAG GTGGACATCTGGTCTCTGGGCATCATGGTGGTGGAGATGGTGGATGGAGAGCCGCCATATTTCAGCGAGACGCCCGTCCACGCCATGAAGAAGCTGAGAGACGAGGCAGCGCCGAGCGTCAAGAACGTCCAGAGA gtGTCTCCAGTGCTGAAGGACTTCCTGGCCTGTATGTTGACTCGCGACACGTTGCAGCGCAGCAGCGCCACCGACCTCCTGAAGCACCCCTTCCTGCTGCAGGCTGGCCCACCACACTGCCTGGTCCCACTGGTGTCACTCTGCTGA